A genomic window from Brevibacillus agri includes:
- a CDS encoding sporulation protein, whose protein sequence is MFKKLMAKFGVGAATVDLKLDAPGYRLGETMTGVVRIEGGNVEQRISELSAVLLMRVNLRGQEVTKQVQVYPISRNFTVQPKPFVQEIPFSFEMPHGLAVSTPAIQYALQTKLDVEMALDPTDFDRVEILPPEPVERVLCAFDRLNLRQKPDSGKLTPYGQEFSFFPAANLGIPLNELEVVFFTAPDELRMLVELDLATGFLRREKEYKAEIVVPQQLLADGQEEELSRYLIEKIREYANNPQAIPYVSLASYQQGHYGHGHHGHRGSGMGGMIGGMAAGFLGGMLLSELMSPDEEMASEDGGEGEEMDFDFGGFDEEL, encoded by the coding sequence ATGTTCAAAAAGCTGATGGCAAAATTCGGTGTAGGAGCGGCAACGGTTGATCTCAAGCTGGACGCCCCTGGCTACCGACTGGGAGAGACGATGACCGGTGTCGTGCGAATCGAGGGCGGCAACGTGGAGCAGCGCATTTCCGAGCTGAGCGCAGTCCTGCTGATGAGAGTGAATTTGCGCGGGCAGGAAGTGACCAAGCAGGTGCAGGTGTACCCGATCAGCCGCAACTTTACGGTACAGCCAAAGCCGTTCGTGCAGGAGATTCCGTTTTCGTTTGAGATGCCGCATGGACTGGCTGTGTCGACGCCAGCGATCCAGTACGCGCTGCAAACCAAGCTCGATGTGGAAATGGCCCTCGACCCGACCGATTTTGACCGCGTCGAGATTTTGCCGCCCGAGCCAGTGGAGCGCGTACTCTGTGCGTTTGACCGCCTGAACTTGCGCCAAAAGCCAGACTCCGGCAAGCTGACGCCGTACGGGCAAGAGTTCTCCTTTTTCCCGGCTGCCAACCTGGGCATTCCGCTCAATGAGCTGGAAGTGGTCTTTTTCACCGCGCCAGACGAGCTGCGCATGCTGGTAGAGCTGGACCTGGCTACAGGCTTTTTGCGCCGCGAGAAGGAGTACAAGGCCGAAATCGTGGTTCCGCAGCAATTGCTCGCAGACGGACAAGAGGAAGAGCTGTCCCGTTATCTGATCGAAAAAATTCGCGAATACGCGAACAATCCGCAAGCGATTCCGTACGTGTCGCTCGCTTCCTACCAACAGGGGCATTACGGACACGGCCACCACGGACATCGCGGCAGCGGCATGGGCGGCATGATCGGGGGCATGGCAGCCGGGTTCTTGGGCGGCATGCTGCTTAGCGAGCTGATGTCGCCGGATGAGGAAATGGCCTCAGAGGATGGCGGCGAGGGCGAAGAGATGGATTTTGACTTTGGCGGATTTGACGAGGAACTGTAA
- a CDS encoding DeoR/GlpR family DNA-binding transcription regulator has product MLTPERHQLIIALVKEKDFVRIHELVEATGASESTIRRDLSELEEQRLLKRVHGGASVLQSKIEEPTILEKSVKREREKTAIAKYAASLVQDRDSIFIDAGTTTYQMLPYLPENIMVVTNGVDIALHLINRHIRTILLGGELKAATLSLVGRDAIKSLSQYRFDKCFLGMNGIDQSHGLTTPDPDEAYVKQLALQFSDERFVLCDSDKFSRVTFAKVGDLHGITLITDSGISQEEQQVYSRITTLKVVKA; this is encoded by the coding sequence ATGCTAACTCCGGAACGTCATCAGTTGATTATTGCGCTCGTAAAAGAAAAAGACTTCGTGCGAATCCATGAACTTGTCGAGGCTACAGGAGCGTCCGAGTCGACGATTCGGCGGGATTTGAGCGAATTGGAAGAACAGCGCTTGCTCAAGCGCGTCCACGGTGGAGCATCTGTGCTGCAGAGCAAAATCGAGGAGCCGACGATTCTGGAAAAGTCGGTCAAACGCGAGCGGGAAAAGACGGCGATCGCCAAATACGCTGCCAGCCTGGTACAAGACCGCGATTCGATTTTTATCGATGCGGGCACCACGACTTATCAGATGCTCCCGTACTTGCCCGAGAACATCATGGTCGTGACGAATGGGGTGGATATAGCCCTCCATCTGATTAACCGCCACATCCGAACGATTCTTCTGGGAGGTGAATTGAAAGCGGCTACATTGTCGCTCGTCGGGCGAGACGCGATCAAGTCGCTCAGCCAATATCGCTTTGATAAATGTTTTCTCGGCATGAATGGGATCGACCAAAGCCACGGTCTGACTACACCGGATCCCGATGAAGCGTACGTCAAGCAGTTGGCGCTGCAGTTTTCGGATGAACGCTTTGTCTTGTGCGACTCCGACAAGTTTTCGCGCGTCACGTTTGCCAAAGTGGGCGACCTGCACGGAATTACGCTCATCACGGATAGCGGTATCAGCCAAGAGGAACAACAAGTATACAGCAGAATAACAACTCTTAAAGTGGTGAAAGCATGA
- a CDS encoding MntP/YtaF family protein — translation MSGWLALLLVSLAISMDSVSVGLTYGLRNMKMPFLSLVVVSGCSFAVVYGVMLVGASLTDWLTPEIGKHIGAAVLILMGLFTLWRLFSSRQGRGTEPDLLPAQSGMPAGQAGALTPANGEAAVSARETQVELDRTVLTQFRIFGVMIQILKDPSKADADRSGHIMGWEAVMLGLALSLDAFGAGISLTFLGYSPLVVALCIAIMSALLLAVGLAIGRRAGKTRWLARLTWLPPILLICIGLAKSLK, via the coding sequence ATGAGCGGATGGCTCGCACTCCTGCTCGTTTCCCTGGCCATCAGCATGGACAGTGTCAGCGTAGGATTGACGTATGGTTTGCGCAACATGAAAATGCCGTTTTTGTCGCTGGTCGTCGTATCGGGATGTTCTTTTGCCGTTGTGTATGGTGTCATGCTCGTAGGTGCTTCGCTGACGGATTGGCTGACGCCTGAGATTGGCAAGCATATCGGCGCAGCCGTCTTGATTTTGATGGGCTTGTTTACTCTCTGGCGGCTTTTTTCTTCGCGTCAGGGCAGGGGAACGGAGCCGGATTTGCTGCCCGCACAGTCCGGTATGCCGGCGGGTCAAGCAGGCGCGCTGACTCCCGCGAATGGCGAGGCGGCAGTGTCAGCCAGAGAAACGCAGGTAGAGCTGGATCGCACAGTATTAACGCAATTTCGCATTTTCGGTGTCATGATTCAAATTTTGAAAGACCCCTCCAAAGCCGATGCGGACCGTTCGGGTCATATCATGGGCTGGGAGGCGGTTATGCTGGGGCTGGCGCTCTCTTTGGACGCTTTTGGCGCGGGAATCAGCCTCACATTTTTGGGCTACTCGCCACTCGTCGTCGCGTTGTGCATCGCGATAATGAGCGCGCTGCTGCTTGCGGTCGGGCTGGCGATCGGACGGCGTGCGGGAAAAACGAGGTGGCTTGCCCGCCTGACCTGGCTGCCGCCGATTCTGCTCATTTGCATCGGGTTGGCCAAAAGTTTGAAATAA
- a CDS encoding arginase family protein produces MIPSSKAMEGLSINVKVAGIPHFTGAYVSGTELSPDALRKAGLIGQLQQAGLGVEDIGNVRLPDYLPRHNIPPVRNWPAPRMLWDLLGKEAQNWFASDEFVLMLGGDCGLIVGTALAHQARHKEKAFLLVIDGHLDAVVPSASRCIGAAGMGLWFLLQDQGQWIERSGWEAERIRLVGCQQQPAEAYGIDVTTLEQLQKDGVVGSIARILQAIPSDARILVHFDVDVMHKEAMAAAYAPSETGLSLQEAEALLAAALGDERVVAMEVTEFSALRDTTGEQAARLVQLLARALATRVKGSFSATL; encoded by the coding sequence ATGATTCCTAGTTCAAAAGCAATGGAGGGACTGTCTATTAACGTAAAAGTGGCTGGTATTCCGCATTTCACGGGAGCGTACGTCTCCGGCACGGAGCTTTCCCCGGATGCGCTACGCAAAGCAGGACTCATCGGGCAATTGCAGCAAGCAGGTCTTGGCGTCGAGGACATCGGGAATGTGCGGCTCCCTGATTACTTGCCCCGTCACAATATTCCGCCAGTTCGCAACTGGCCAGCTCCGCGCATGCTGTGGGACTTGCTGGGCAAAGAGGCGCAGAACTGGTTTGCGTCTGACGAGTTTGTGCTGATGCTGGGCGGAGACTGCGGCCTGATTGTGGGCACGGCTTTGGCTCACCAGGCGCGACATAAAGAAAAGGCGTTTTTGCTGGTCATCGACGGCCATCTCGACGCCGTAGTTCCCTCGGCTTCGCGGTGCATTGGCGCGGCAGGGATGGGCTTGTGGTTTTTGCTCCAGGATCAGGGACAGTGGATCGAGCGCAGCGGCTGGGAGGCAGAGCGAATCCGGCTCGTGGGCTGTCAGCAGCAGCCTGCCGAAGCATACGGGATCGACGTGACGACGTTGGAGCAACTGCAAAAGGACGGCGTGGTTGGTTCCATCGCCCGCATCTTGCAGGCGATTCCGTCCGATGCCCGGATTCTCGTTCATTTTGATGTGGATGTCATGCACAAGGAAGCGATGGCAGCCGCCTATGCGCCAAGCGAGACGGGGCTGTCTTTGCAGGAAGCGGAAGCCTTGCTCGCCGCAGCGCTCGGTGACGAGCGTGTCGTCGCCATGGAAGTGACGGAGTTTTCCGCGCTGCGGGATACGACCGGGGAGCAGGCCGCCAGACTGGTGCAATTGCTCGCTCGCGCATTAGCCACTCGCGTTAAAGGCTCTTTTTCTGCTACACTATAA
- the kdpB gene encoding potassium-transporting ATPase subunit KdpB has protein sequence MSKTRTTALPKDLYQRAFVESVKKLDPRVMLKNPVMFVVEVGFFLTLLLTIFPDLFGGASDRLYNGVVSLILFVTILFANFAEALAEGRGKAQAESLKKTKQDTKARRLAKDGTIQIVSATELRKGDLVLVEAGELIPADGEIVAGIASVDESAITGESAPVMKEAGGDFSSVTGGTRVVSDSIRVRVTADPGESFLDRMISLVEGAKRQKTPNEMALHTLLVSLTLIFLIVCTTLQPIASYVNAALPVATLVALLVCLIPTTIGGLLSAIGIAGMDRVTQFNVIAMSGKAVEASGDINTIILDKTGTITYGNRMAAEFVPVGAGTAAELNRAAAQSSVHDETPEGRSIVELAKKQGLSASELELPGSLGVEFRAETRMSGTNLANGVLIRKGAVDAIKAYVREQGGEIPADLDEKTSRIATAGGTPLAVAEGNVILGLIYLKDTVKPGMRERFEELRRMGIRTVMCTGDNPLTAATIAREAGVDDFVAEAKPEDKIALIRKEQAEGKLVAMTGDGTNDAPALAQADVGLAMNSGTAAAKEAANMVDLDSDPTKIIEVVAIGKQLLMTRGALTTFSIANDVAKYFAIIPAMFMLAIPQMNALNIMGLATPQSAILSALIFNALIIPLLIPLAMKGVKYTPMSASRLLSRNLVIYGGGGILVPFAGIKLIDLLLVGLNLV, from the coding sequence ATGAGCAAAACGCGCACGACTGCGCTTCCCAAAGATTTGTACCAGCGGGCCTTTGTCGAGTCCGTGAAAAAGCTGGACCCGCGGGTCATGCTGAAAAATCCGGTCATGTTTGTCGTCGAAGTCGGATTTTTCCTGACGCTGCTGTTGACGATTTTTCCCGACCTGTTCGGCGGGGCATCGGATCGGCTCTACAACGGCGTCGTCAGCCTGATTTTGTTCGTGACCATCCTGTTTGCCAACTTCGCGGAAGCATTGGCGGAAGGGCGCGGCAAAGCACAGGCCGAGAGCCTGAAAAAAACGAAGCAGGACACAAAAGCGAGAAGGCTTGCCAAAGATGGCACCATTCAGATTGTCAGCGCCACAGAGCTGCGGAAGGGCGATCTGGTGTTGGTGGAGGCAGGCGAGTTGATTCCTGCTGACGGCGAAATCGTGGCGGGCATCGCTTCCGTCGATGAATCAGCGATTACGGGTGAATCGGCTCCCGTGATGAAGGAGGCGGGCGGCGACTTCAGCTCGGTTACAGGCGGGACGCGTGTTGTGAGTGATAGCATTCGCGTTCGGGTGACGGCTGATCCCGGCGAGTCGTTCCTCGATCGGATGATTTCGCTGGTCGAAGGGGCAAAACGGCAGAAGACACCCAACGAAATGGCGCTGCATACGTTGCTGGTCAGCCTGACGCTGATTTTCCTGATCGTCTGCACGACGTTGCAGCCGATTGCCAGCTACGTGAATGCGGCGCTTCCCGTCGCTACCCTGGTCGCTTTGCTGGTGTGCCTGATTCCGACCACAATAGGCGGCCTGCTGTCGGCCATCGGGATTGCCGGCATGGACCGGGTCACGCAGTTCAACGTCATTGCGATGTCCGGAAAAGCGGTCGAGGCGTCAGGCGACATCAATACGATCATCTTGGACAAAACCGGCACGATTACGTACGGAAACCGCATGGCAGCAGAGTTTGTCCCGGTAGGTGCAGGTACGGCCGCGGAGCTGAACCGGGCGGCAGCGCAAAGCTCGGTACACGATGAAACACCGGAAGGCCGCTCGATCGTGGAGCTGGCGAAAAAGCAGGGGCTGTCAGCAAGCGAGCTGGAGCTGCCGGGGTCTCTGGGCGTGGAATTCCGGGCGGAGACGCGCATGAGCGGCACCAATCTGGCAAACGGCGTGCTCATCCGCAAAGGCGCTGTCGATGCGATCAAAGCATACGTGAGGGAGCAGGGCGGGGAGATCCCTGCCGATCTGGACGAAAAGACAAGCCGGATCGCAACCGCAGGCGGAACGCCGCTGGCAGTGGCGGAGGGCAACGTGATTCTCGGGTTGATTTACTTGAAGGATACGGTGAAGCCGGGTATGCGCGAACGTTTTGAAGAGTTGAGACGGATGGGGATTCGCACCGTGATGTGCACGGGCGATAACCCGCTGACGGCAGCGACGATTGCCCGCGAAGCAGGCGTCGACGACTTTGTGGCGGAAGCGAAGCCGGAGGACAAGATCGCACTGATCCGCAAAGAACAGGCAGAAGGTAAACTGGTCGCCATGACAGGCGACGGAACGAATGACGCGCCTGCGCTCGCCCAGGCGGATGTCGGACTGGCGATGAACAGCGGAACCGCCGCGGCGAAGGAAGCGGCGAACATGGTCGATCTCGACTCCGACCCGACGAAAATTATCGAAGTCGTGGCGATCGGCAAGCAGCTTTTGATGACGCGCGGCGCCTTGACGACGTTCAGTATCGCAAACGACGTGGCGAAATACTTTGCGATCATTCCGGCGATGTTCATGCTGGCGATCCCGCAGATGAACGCTCTCAACATCATGGGGCTGGCAACGCCGCAAAGCGCCATTTTGTCCGCGCTGATCTTCAATGCGCTCATCATCCCGCTCCTGATTCCGCTGGCGATGAAAGGCGTGAAGTACACGCCGATGAGTGCGTCCAGGCTGCTCAGCCGCAATCTCGTGATCTACGGGGGAGGCGGCATCCTCGTCCCGTTTGCGGGCATCAAGCTGATCGACCTGCTGCTCGTCGGATTGAACCTTGTATAA
- a CDS encoding universal stress protein, translating to MVEQFRRKSPEEILQSISNMHRGRLKIILGAVSGSGKTYHLLMEGQSLRKKGIDVVIAATGGDASPKLAQMREGLEQIPPLVWFSQGETRHDLDVPRILERDPEVVLVDGLAHRNRPDAPRPTRLDDVRYLLDHQISVMATVNIYELAGMKELAERLTRTQVQIDQCVPEDTLALADEVKLLDVTPEAILKRLQEDGAATRSNHPLFRRDNLHVLRELALRFVATGVNEDLEDYREKHGMVGASGATERILVSAQYHWNGSILVRRGQQVAKRLGGELLVVCFRPLNKKLTKEEATFRRAIAKLVEKVGGTFAEAPLQREKDVASELVAYAMARNVTRIVMGQSKRTRWEEIWRGSIVHKILRQTKNIDILIVADRSERNGERVLPARRKAAEAANPYRRLSQAELEQQIGKIRRGTLKVYVGAAPGVGKTYTMLREGNELAKSGIDVVIGLLETHGRKETSEQIGALPLIPRKRIPYKNVTLEEMDTDEIIRRHPEVVLVDELAHTNAPGSEREKRYQDVERLLAAGISVIATMNIQHLESLNDSVEQITGIRVRETVPDHILHQADEVELIDISPKALRQRMREGNIYALEKVEQALANFFRTGNLIALRELALREVADDVDERLEAWERRTLRGPWRQREVIFVCVNLRADSERLIRRGFRIAYRLKAVWHVAYVQDHEPLTEEEAGQLAKLRGLTERLGGRFEQYKAAGRRKVFTQLIFHMNEKGATQVIIGQSARTRWKEICEGSVVQRLLREARHMDVLVVADQASDKS from the coding sequence ATGGTCGAGCAGTTTCGCCGAAAGTCCCCGGAGGAAATTTTGCAGTCCATCTCCAACATGCACCGGGGCAGGCTCAAAATCATTTTGGGGGCCGTGAGCGGTTCGGGCAAGACGTACCATTTGCTGATGGAAGGGCAGAGCCTGCGGAAAAAAGGGATTGATGTCGTGATCGCCGCTACCGGAGGGGACGCCTCGCCAAAGCTCGCCCAGATGCGGGAAGGGCTGGAGCAAATTCCCCCTCTCGTCTGGTTTTCGCAGGGCGAGACGCGGCACGATCTCGATGTGCCGCGTATTTTGGAGCGCGATCCCGAGGTCGTGCTGGTCGACGGGCTGGCCCATCGCAATCGTCCCGATGCGCCGCGTCCGACGCGCCTCGATGACGTCCGCTATTTGCTCGACCATCAGATCAGCGTGATGGCGACCGTCAATATTTACGAGCTGGCGGGCATGAAGGAGCTGGCGGAGCGGTTGACCCGGACGCAGGTGCAGATCGACCAGTGCGTGCCGGAAGATACGCTCGCTCTCGCGGACGAGGTGAAGCTGTTGGACGTGACCCCGGAAGCGATTCTGAAACGGCTTCAGGAGGACGGAGCGGCCACCCGCAGCAACCATCCGCTGTTTCGCAGGGACAATTTGCACGTGCTGCGGGAGCTGGCTTTGCGCTTCGTCGCCACAGGCGTGAATGAAGATTTGGAGGACTACCGCGAGAAGCACGGCATGGTGGGCGCTTCTGGGGCGACGGAGCGAATTCTCGTCTCTGCCCAGTATCATTGGAACGGCTCGATTTTGGTCAGGCGCGGTCAACAGGTTGCCAAACGGCTCGGCGGAGAGCTCTTGGTCGTCTGCTTTCGGCCGCTGAACAAAAAGCTGACCAAGGAGGAAGCGACTTTTCGCAGAGCGATTGCCAAGCTCGTCGAAAAAGTGGGCGGGACGTTTGCGGAAGCGCCGTTGCAGCGGGAAAAGGACGTGGCGAGCGAGCTGGTCGCCTACGCGATGGCCCGCAATGTGACCCGCATCGTCATGGGGCAGTCCAAACGAACGCGCTGGGAAGAAATCTGGCGCGGCTCGATTGTCCATAAAATTCTCAGGCAGACCAAAAACATTGATATTTTGATCGTGGCCGACCGCTCGGAGCGCAACGGGGAGCGGGTTTTGCCAGCCAGGCGAAAAGCTGCGGAAGCCGCCAACCCGTACCGCCGTCTGTCGCAGGCAGAGCTGGAGCAACAGATCGGAAAAATCAGGCGCGGCACTTTGAAGGTGTACGTCGGAGCAGCTCCTGGCGTCGGCAAGACGTACACGATGCTGCGCGAAGGAAACGAGTTGGCCAAAAGCGGCATTGATGTGGTGATCGGGCTGTTGGAAACCCACGGGCGAAAAGAAACCAGCGAGCAGATCGGCGCCCTTCCCCTGATTCCGCGCAAACGCATCCCCTACAAAAACGTGACGCTGGAAGAGATGGACACGGACGAGATTATCCGGCGCCATCCGGAGGTCGTGCTGGTGGATGAGCTGGCTCATACCAACGCACCAGGCAGCGAGCGCGAAAAAAGGTACCAGGATGTGGAAAGGCTTCTTGCGGCAGGCATCTCGGTGATTGCCACGATGAACATTCAACACCTGGAGAGCTTGAATGACAGCGTGGAGCAAATCACGGGCATCCGCGTGCGGGAGACGGTTCCCGACCATATTTTGCATCAGGCGGACGAAGTAGAGCTGATCGACATTTCTCCCAAGGCGCTGCGGCAGCGGATGCGCGAGGGCAACATTTACGCGCTGGAAAAGGTAGAGCAGGCGCTGGCGAATTTTTTTCGGACGGGAAACCTGATTGCCTTGCGGGAGCTGGCCTTGCGCGAGGTGGCGGACGATGTCGACGAACGGCTCGAAGCGTGGGAGCGGCGAACGCTGCGCGGTCCCTGGCGGCAACGGGAAGTCATTTTTGTCTGCGTCAATCTGCGGGCGGACAGCGAGCGGTTGATTCGCCGAGGCTTCCGTATCGCCTATCGGCTGAAGGCTGTCTGGCATGTGGCGTATGTCCAAGATCACGAGCCGCTGACGGAAGAGGAAGCGGGGCAACTGGCCAAGCTGCGCGGCCTGACCGAGCGGCTGGGAGGACGCTTCGAGCAATACAAGGCAGCGGGGCGGCGCAAAGTTTTTACCCAGCTCATCTTCCACATGAACGAAAAAGGCGCGACACAGGTCATCATCGGGCAATCGGCGCGGACGAGGTGGAAGGAAATCTGCGAAGGCTCGGTCGTTCAGCGGTTGCTGCGGGAGGCGCGGCACATGGATGTGTTGGTCGTAGCCGATCAGGCATCTGACAAGAGCTAG
- the kdpC gene encoding potassium-transporting ATPase subunit KdpC, which yields MVWKNLRLSLVLLFVCGLAYPLAMTGIAQVVMPAKASGSLIADANGSVIGSELIGQTFTDPKYFWGRISSIDNNAAGSGSNNYAPSHPALIERVQKDIAAFLAANPGVRQEDIPADLLTNSGSGLDPHISPQAAAIQVQRVAKARNLDPAKVQALVAEHTEGRSMGVFGEPRVNVLKLNVALDQWK from the coding sequence ATGGTCTGGAAAAATCTCCGCTTGTCTCTCGTTTTACTCTTTGTTTGCGGTCTGGCCTACCCGCTGGCGATGACGGGAATCGCTCAGGTCGTCATGCCAGCCAAGGCGAGCGGCAGCCTGATTGCCGATGCGAACGGAAGCGTGATCGGCTCCGAGCTGATCGGGCAAACTTTCACCGATCCGAAATACTTCTGGGGCCGCATTTCTTCCATCGACAACAATGCGGCAGGCTCCGGCTCGAACAACTATGCGCCGTCCCATCCAGCCTTGATCGAGCGCGTGCAAAAAGACATCGCCGCTTTTCTGGCAGCCAATCCCGGCGTCAGGCAGGAAGACATCCCGGCCGACCTGCTGACCAACTCCGGTTCCGGTCTTGACCCGCATATCTCGCCGCAGGCCGCCGCGATTCAGGTGCAGCGCGTCGCGAAAGCGCGCAATCTCGACCCGGCGAAGGTGCAGGCGTTGGTTGCGGAGCATACGGAGGGAAGAAGCATGGGCGTGTTCGGAGAGCCGCGGGTGAACGTGCTGAAGCTGAATGTGGCTCTGGACCAATGGAAGTAG
- the pfkB gene encoding 1-phosphofructokinase, with protein sequence MIYTVTLNPSIDYHIWLSALSQGAIHEAKKEWKVAGGKGINVSKVLRALGEDSTALGFVGGFTGVFIQQQIEQAGIAHQFIQINHDSRINVKIKAENETDISGVSPPVPEEALERLFEQIDRLQSGDYLVLAGSVPKSLPSDMYQMIMQRLRGKGVRIFLDAKGQALKNGLPEEPFLIKPNHHELGELYGVTIATPAEAIEWGRKALQMGAQNVIVSMAGQGAVFVNRNESYLAQIPQRKPVNSIGAGDSMVAGFLYGLTRGMDTEAAFRFAVAAGSTTALSEGFCTREKIEAFIQDVTITFIS encoded by the coding sequence ATGATTTACACAGTAACCCTGAATCCGTCGATTGACTACCACATCTGGCTGTCTGCCCTGTCGCAAGGAGCGATTCACGAGGCGAAAAAAGAGTGGAAGGTTGCAGGCGGAAAAGGGATCAATGTCTCCAAAGTTCTCCGCGCCCTCGGTGAAGACAGTACGGCTCTGGGGTTTGTCGGAGGGTTTACGGGAGTATTTATACAGCAGCAGATCGAGCAAGCCGGCATTGCTCATCAGTTTATCCAGATTAATCACGATTCGCGGATCAACGTAAAAATAAAGGCTGAGAACGAGACGGATATTAGCGGGGTCTCTCCCCCCGTTCCTGAAGAAGCGCTTGAGCGCCTTTTTGAGCAGATCGACCGTTTGCAAAGCGGCGATTACCTCGTCCTCGCCGGAAGCGTCCCCAAGAGCTTGCCCTCCGATATGTACCAGATGATTATGCAGCGGCTGCGCGGCAAGGGAGTCCGCATTTTCCTTGACGCCAAAGGGCAGGCCTTGAAAAACGGTTTGCCGGAAGAACCGTTCCTCATCAAACCGAATCACCATGAACTGGGCGAATTGTACGGCGTGACGATTGCGACTCCTGCCGAAGCGATCGAGTGGGGACGAAAAGCGCTCCAGATGGGCGCGCAAAACGTCATCGTCTCGATGGCCGGACAAGGAGCGGTCTTTGTCAACCGGAATGAGTCCTATCTTGCCCAGATTCCACAGCGCAAACCGGTCAATTCGATCGGCGCCGGAGATTCGATGGTAGCAGGATTTCTCTACGGTCTGACACGCGGGATGGATACCGAAGCGGCGTTTCGTTTTGCCGTAGCGGCCGGGAGTACGACCGCCCTGTCGGAAGGTTTTTGCACGCGTGAAAAAATAGAAGCATTCATTCAGGACGTTACGATTACCTTCATTTCGTGA